The following proteins are encoded in a genomic region of Glycine max cultivar Williams 82 chromosome 18, Glycine_max_v4.0, whole genome shotgun sequence:
- the LOC100801302 gene encoding probable amino acid permease 7 isoform X1: MREEGSGYDSTPFLDTQYAECHVERTGTVWTAVAHIVTGVIGSGVLSLAWSIAQLGWIGGPLTIVFFAAITLLSSFLLSNTYRSPDPELGPHRSSSYLDAVNLHKGEGNSRFCAVFVNVSLYGFGIAYVITAAISMRAIQKSNCSQDNGNEVTCGFGDGYFMLIFGAMQVLLSQIPNFHNIQWLSILAAIMSFAYAFIGMGLSVGQVTENGHAEGSIEGIPTSSGIEKLWLVAQALGDIAFSYPFSVILIEIQDTLKSPPPENVTMKRASTISVIVTTFFYLCCGCFGYAAFGNDTPGNLLTGFALYKKHWLVDFANACIVIHLVGAYQVYSQPLFANVENWLRFKFPDSEFVNRTYSLKLPLLPAFPLNFLRLTFRTAYVASTTGIAMIFPYFNQILGVLAGIIYYPLSIYFPVEMYLSLGNIEAWTAKWVMLRTFSIVGFLVGLFTLVGSIEGIVSAKLS; this comes from the exons ATGAGAGAAGAAGGTTCAGGATATGACAGCACCCCTTTTTTGGATACCCAATATGCAGAATGTCACGTCGAAAGAACTG GTACAGTGTGGACTGCAGTGGCACACATAGTGACAGGAGTGATAGGGTCAGGAGTGTTGTCTTTGGCATGGAGCATTGCACAGCTTGGATGGATTGGAGGGCCACTCACTATTGTTTTCTTTGCTGCCATCACTCTCCTctcttctttccttcttagcaaCACATATCGTTCTCCAGACCCTGAACTTGGCCCTCATAGGAGCTCCTCATACCTTGATGCTGTTAATTTGCATAAGG GGGAAGGGAATAGTCGCTTCTGTGCTGTTTTTGTGAACGTAAGCTTATATGGTTTTGGAATTGCTTATGTCATTACTGCTGCTATCAGCATGAG AGCAATCCAAAAATCAAACTGTTCCCAAGACAATGGGAATGAAGTAACATGTGGATTTGGGGATGGATATTTCATGCTTATTTTTGGGGCTATGCAAGTTCTTCTCTCACAGATACCCAACTTCCATAATATTCAATGGTTGTCAATTCTTGCAGCAATTATGTCCTTTgcttatgctttcataggaatGGGGCTTTCTGTCGGGCAAGTCACAG AAAATGGACATGCTGAGGGTAGTATTGAAGGAATCCCTACTTCCAGTGGAattgaaaagttatggctgGTTGCTCAAGCACTTGGTGACATAGCATTCTCCTATCCATTCTCAGTAATTCTTATTGAAATACAG GATACTTTGAAGTCGCCTCCACCAGAAAACGTAACCATGAAGAGGGCCTCAACAATATCAGTCATTGTCACAACATTTTTCTACCTCTGCTGTGGGTGTTTTGGATATGCAGCCTTTGGTAATGATACACCAGGAAACCTTTTAACAGGGTTTGCACTCTATAAAAAACATTGGCTTGTAGACTTTGCCAATGCTTGTATAGTAATTCACCTAGTTGGTGCATATCAG GTGTATAGCCAGCCACTTTTTGCCAATGTTGAGAATTGGCTTCGTTTCAAGTTCCCGGACAGTGAATTTGTGAATCGCACATACTCCTTGAAACTCCCTTTGCTGCCAGCTTTCCCGCTAAATTTTCTTAGGCTGACTTTCAGAACTGCATATGTTGCATCAACAACTGGGATTGCAATGATCTTTCCCTACTTCAATCAGATTTTGGGAGTTTTGGCTGGCATAATCTACTATCCATTATCTATATATTTTCCAGTGGAAATGTACTTGAGTCTGGGCAATATTGAAGCATGGACAGCTAAGTGGGTCATGCTTAGGACTTTTAGCATTGTTGGTTTTCTGGTGGGATTGTTCACTCTCGTTGGATCCATTGAAGGGATAGTATCTGCAAAACTCAGCTGA
- the LOC100800764 gene encoding transcription factor MYB80, with amino-acid sequence MGRIPCCEKDNVKRGQWTPEEDNKLSSYIAQHGTRNWRLIPKNAGLQRCGKSCRLRWTNYLRPDLKHGQFSDSEEQTIVKLHSVFGNRWSLIAAQLPGRTDNDVKNHWNTKLKKKLSGMGIDPVTHKPFSHLMAEIATTLAPPQAAHLAEAALGCFKDEVLHLLTKKPINFHQGQHSTAALENNFTDYINCKPDEKDTAIEKIKFDLSKAIQHEPEMMPANKPWDSNATTSANFVMPYGVFPTMPGFQFSPATFGKGDDASPWSQSVCTGSTCTVMDQQSQLHEKLEDEIGDDSEATKEIRNLSNIFNSDCVVWDLPTDDLINPMV; translated from the exons atggGACGTATTCCATGTTGTGAGAAGGACAACGTGAAAAGAGGACAGTGGACACCTGAGGAAGATAACAAGCTCTCCTCCTACATTGCTCAACACGGCACTCGCAACTGGCGTCTCATTCCCAAGAATGCTG GCCTCCAGAGATGTGGAAAGAGCTGCAGATTAAGGTGGACTAATTACCTTCGTCCTGATCTCAAACATGGCCAATTCTCGGATTCGGAAGAGCAAACCATTGTGAAGCTTCACTCAGTTTTTGGTAACAG ATGGTCACTGATAGCAGCCCAGCTGCCAGGACGCACTGACAATGATGTCAAAAACCACTGGAACACCAAGCTGAAGAAGAAACTGTCAGGCATGGGTATAGACCCTGTCACCCACAAGCCATTTTCCCATCTAATGGCTGAAATTGCTACAACATTGGCACCCCCACAAGCAGCTCACCTTGCTGAAGCGGCCCTTGGCTGTTTCAAAGATGAGGTGCTCCACCTTCTTACCAAGAAGCCAATTAACTTCCACCAGGGGCAACATTCCACTGCAGCATTGGAAAATAACTTCACAGATTACATTAATTGTAAGCCAGATGAAAAGGACACAGCTATTGAGAAGATTAAGTTTGACCTATCAAAGGCCATACAACATGAACCAGAAATGATGCCCGCAAACAAACCTTGGGACTCCAATGCAACTACATCTGCAAATTTTGTGATGCCATACGGTGTTTTTCCTACAATGCCTGGGTTTCAATTCTCTCCGGCAACTTTTGGCAAAGGGGATGATGCATCTCCATGGAGCCAAAGTGTATGTACTGGAAGCACATGCACTGTCATGGATCAGCAAAGCCAGTTACATGAAAAACTTGAAGACGAAATCGGTGATGATTCTGAGGCTACGAAGGAGATTAGAAATTTATCCAATATATTCAACTCAGATTGTGTTGTGTGGGATCTACCAACGGATGATTTGATTAACCCCATGGTCTAA
- the LOC100816934 gene encoding probable amino acid permease 7, translating to MDVKTSLPIVTSAAGAYDDDGHAKRTGNLWSAVAHIITAVIGSGVLSLAWSTSQLGWIGGPVALLCFAIITYVSSSLLSDCYRTPDPVTGKRNYSYMAAVRVNLGKRKTWLAGFLQFLTLYGTSCAYVLTTANSLRAILKANCYHKEGHQAPCGYGDNLYMVMFGVVQIGMSFIPDLHNMVWVSVVAAIMSFTYSFIGLGLGIATVIENGRIMGSITGIPAANIANKLWLVFQALGDIAFAYPYALLLLEIQDTLESTPPENKTMKKASMVAIFMTTFFYLCCGCFGYAAFGNDTPGNLLTGFGFYEPYWLVAFANACIIIHLVGGYQMYSQPIYTAADRWCSRKFPNSVFANKFYRVQAPLFPGYELNLFRFCFRTAYVISTTGIAMLFPYFNQVLGVLGAINFWPLAIYFPVEMYLQQKNIGAWTRKWILLRTFSFACFLVTVMGLVGSIQGIISKKLG from the exons atggatgtgaaaacctCTCTCCCAATTGTTACAAGTGCTGCTGGTGCTTATGATGATGATGGGCATGCTAAAAGGACTG GAAATTTATGGAGTGCTGTGGCTCACATCATTACTGCTGTTATTGGTTCTGGTGTTCTGTCTCTTGCATGGAGTACTTCCCAGTTGGGATGGATTGGAGGGCCAGTTGCATTGCTTTGTTTTGCAATTATCACCTATGTTTCTTCATCCCTCCTTTCTGATTGTTATAGAACTCCTGATCCTGTCACTGGGAAAAGAAATTACTCATACATGGCTGCTGTTAGAGTCAACCTGG GCAAAAGAAAGACATGGTTGGCTGGTTTCCTTCAATTTTTGACCTTGTATGGGACTAGTTGTGCTTATGTACTCACCACAGCAAATAGTTTGAG ggcaattttgaaagcaaaTTGTTATCACAAGGAAGGCCATCAAGCTCCTTGTGGTTATGGGGATAATTTGTATATGGTGATGTTTGGAGTTGTTCAAATTGGGATGTCATTCATACCAGATCTCCATAACATGGTATGGGTTTCAGTTGTTGCGGCAATTATGTCCTTTACATACTCCTTCATTGGACTAGGACTTGGCATAGCAACAGTTATAG AAAATGGAAGAATTATGGGGAGCATAACAGGTATACCGGCTGCTAACATTGCTAACAAATTATGGTTAGTCTTCCAAGCACTTGGTGACATTGCCTTTGCCTATCCATATGCCTTGCTCCTTCTTGAGATACAG GACACTTTAGAGTCTACTCCACCAGAAAACAAAACCATGAAAAAGGCCTCCATGGTTGCAATCTTCATGACAACATTCTTCTACTTATGCTGTGGATGCTTTGGATATGCAGCTTTTGGAAATGATACACCAGGGAACCTCTTGACAGGGTTTGGGTTTTACGAGCCTTATTGGCTTGTTGCCTTTGCAAATGCTTGCATTATTATACATTTGGTGGGAGGATATCAG ATGTATAGTCAACCAATATATACTGCTGCTGATAGATGGTGCTCAAGAAAATTCCCCAACAGTGTCTTTGCAAATAAGTTCTATAGAGTGCAAGCGCCTCTATTCCCCGGTTATGAGCTAAATCTATTCAGGTTCTGTTTTAGAACAGCCTATGTGATTTCAACCACTGGAATTGCAATGTTATTTCCTTACTTCAACCAAGTTCTGGGAGTGTTAGGAGCCATAAACTTCTGGCCATTGGCTATATATTTCCCGGTAGAGATGTACTTGCAACAAAAGAATATTGGAGCTTGGACAAGGAAATGGATTCTTCTTAGGACATTTAGCTTTGCTTGCTTTCTTGTGACAGTCATGGGCCTGGTGGGGTCAATTCAAGGAATCATAAGTAAAAAACTTGGCTGA
- the LOC100801302 gene encoding probable amino acid permease 7 isoform X2, whose protein sequence is MVILIVVRSYGEGNSRFCAVFVNVSLYGFGIAYVITAAISMRAIQKSNCSQDNGNEVTCGFGDGYFMLIFGAMQVLLSQIPNFHNIQWLSILAAIMSFAYAFIGMGLSVGQVTENGHAEGSIEGIPTSSGIEKLWLVAQALGDIAFSYPFSVILIEIQDTLKSPPPENVTMKRASTISVIVTTFFYLCCGCFGYAAFGNDTPGNLLTGFALYKKHWLVDFANACIVIHLVGAYQVYSQPLFANVENWLRFKFPDSEFVNRTYSLKLPLLPAFPLNFLRLTFRTAYVASTTGIAMIFPYFNQILGVLAGIIYYPLSIYFPVEMYLSLGNIEAWTAKWVMLRTFSIVGFLVGLFTLVGSIEGIVSAKLS, encoded by the exons ATGGTGATATTGATAGTTGTGCGGAGCTATG GGGAAGGGAATAGTCGCTTCTGTGCTGTTTTTGTGAACGTAAGCTTATATGGTTTTGGAATTGCTTATGTCATTACTGCTGCTATCAGCATGAG AGCAATCCAAAAATCAAACTGTTCCCAAGACAATGGGAATGAAGTAACATGTGGATTTGGGGATGGATATTTCATGCTTATTTTTGGGGCTATGCAAGTTCTTCTCTCACAGATACCCAACTTCCATAATATTCAATGGTTGTCAATTCTTGCAGCAATTATGTCCTTTgcttatgctttcataggaatGGGGCTTTCTGTCGGGCAAGTCACAG AAAATGGACATGCTGAGGGTAGTATTGAAGGAATCCCTACTTCCAGTGGAattgaaaagttatggctgGTTGCTCAAGCACTTGGTGACATAGCATTCTCCTATCCATTCTCAGTAATTCTTATTGAAATACAG GATACTTTGAAGTCGCCTCCACCAGAAAACGTAACCATGAAGAGGGCCTCAACAATATCAGTCATTGTCACAACATTTTTCTACCTCTGCTGTGGGTGTTTTGGATATGCAGCCTTTGGTAATGATACACCAGGAAACCTTTTAACAGGGTTTGCACTCTATAAAAAACATTGGCTTGTAGACTTTGCCAATGCTTGTATAGTAATTCACCTAGTTGGTGCATATCAG GTGTATAGCCAGCCACTTTTTGCCAATGTTGAGAATTGGCTTCGTTTCAAGTTCCCGGACAGTGAATTTGTGAATCGCACATACTCCTTGAAACTCCCTTTGCTGCCAGCTTTCCCGCTAAATTTTCTTAGGCTGACTTTCAGAACTGCATATGTTGCATCAACAACTGGGATTGCAATGATCTTTCCCTACTTCAATCAGATTTTGGGAGTTTTGGCTGGCATAATCTACTATCCATTATCTATATATTTTCCAGTGGAAATGTACTTGAGTCTGGGCAATATTGAAGCATGGACAGCTAAGTGGGTCATGCTTAGGACTTTTAGCATTGTTGGTTTTCTGGTGGGATTGTTCACTCTCGTTGGATCCATTGAAGGGATAGTATCTGCAAAACTCAGCTGA